Proteins encoded together in one Streptomyces sp. NA04227 window:
- a CDS encoding ATP/GTP-binding protein: protein MDFASSDQGRSTTSAKIVVAGGFGVGKTTFVGAVSEINPLRTEAVMTSASAGIDDLTHTGDKSTTTVAMDFGRITLDQDLILYLFGTPGQDRFWFMWDDLVRGAIGAVVLVDTRRLADCFPAVDYFENSGLPFVIALNGFDGHQPYTPDEVREALQIGPDTPIITTDARHRADAKSALITLVEHALMARLR from the coding sequence GTGGACTTCGCAAGCTCTGATCAGGGTCGCTCGACGACCTCCGCGAAGATCGTGGTCGCGGGTGGCTTCGGCGTGGGCAAGACCACGTTCGTCGGCGCGGTCTCGGAGATCAACCCGCTGCGCACCGAGGCCGTCATGACCTCCGCCTCAGCCGGAATCGACGACCTCACCCACACCGGCGACAAGTCCACCACCACCGTCGCCATGGACTTCGGCCGCATCACCCTCGACCAGGACCTCATCCTCTACCTCTTCGGCACCCCCGGACAGGACCGCTTCTGGTTCATGTGGGACGACCTCGTCCGAGGAGCCATCGGAGCCGTCGTCCTCGTCGACACCCGCCGCCTCGCCGACTGCTTCCCCGCCGTCGACTACTTCGAAAACTCAGGACTCCCCTTCGTCATCGCCCTCAACGGCTTCGACGGACACCAGCCCTACACCCCCGACGAAGTACGCGAAGCACTCCAAATCGGCCCCGACACCCCCATCATCACCACCGACGCCCGCCACCGCGCCGACGCCAAATCCGCCCTCATCACCCTCGTCGAACACGCCCTCATGGCCCGACTCCGGTAA
- a CDS encoding DUF742 domain-containing protein yields MTPPTASHDPYGAQQDLYGFEGDQPLVRPYAMTGGRTRPRYQLAIEALVSTTADPAQLMGLLPEHQRICHLCREVKSVAEVSALLSMPLGVARILVADLAEAGLVAIHQPGGDENAGGQPDVTLLERVLSGLRKL; encoded by the coding sequence ATGACCCCGCCCACCGCCTCTCACGATCCGTACGGAGCTCAACAAGATCTGTACGGATTTGAGGGCGACCAGCCGCTGGTACGTCCGTACGCGATGACCGGCGGCCGGACCCGGCCGCGTTACCAGCTCGCCATCGAGGCACTGGTCAGCACCACGGCCGACCCGGCCCAGCTGATGGGACTCCTCCCGGAGCACCAGCGCATATGCCACCTGTGCCGCGAAGTGAAGTCCGTGGCCGAGGTCTCGGCGCTGCTCTCGATGCCGCTGGGGGTGGCCCGCATCCTGGTGGCCGACCTGGCGGAGGCGGGACTTGTCGCCATTCACCAGCCCGGCGGCGACGAGAACGCCGGTGGCCAGCCTGACGTGACACTGCTCGAAAGGGTGCTCAGTGGACTTCGCAAGCTCTGA
- a CDS encoding roadblock/LC7 domain-containing protein, protein MSQAAQNLNWLITNFVDNTPGVSHTVVVSADGLLLAMSEGFPRDRADQLAAVASGLTSLTAGASRIFEGGPVNQTVVEMERGFLFIMSISDGSSLAVLAHPECDIGLVGYEMALLVDRAGNVLTPDLRAELQGSLLH, encoded by the coding sequence ATGAGCCAGGCTGCACAGAATCTGAACTGGTTGATCACCAACTTCGTGGACAACACCCCAGGGGTGTCCCACACCGTCGTCGTGTCCGCCGACGGGCTGCTTCTGGCCATGTCCGAGGGCTTTCCGCGCGACCGCGCCGATCAGCTCGCGGCCGTCGCCTCCGGACTGACCTCGCTGACCGCGGGTGCCTCGCGCATCTTCGAGGGCGGTCCGGTGAACCAGACCGTGGTCGAGATGGAACGCGGCTTTCTGTTCATCATGTCGATCTCGGACGGTTCCTCGCTGGCCGTCCTCGCCCACCCCGAATGTGACATCGGCCTGGTGGGATACGAGATGGCACTGCTCGTCGACCGCGCCGGGAACGTCCTGACCCCGGACCTGCGCGCGGAACTCCAGGGGAGCCTGCTGCACTGA
- a CDS encoding nitrate- and nitrite sensing domain-containing protein, which produces MQGRFKRDGSGSAPSRQAQKEAAAQPERSASDRDSSVQHAHKPTTTTTSAASGGKSAESATATAPAGPGNRLLLRNWRISTRLVSLLALPVVAATTLGGMRINQSMNDIEQLDNMRLLTEMTKQATELASALQKERDLSAGPLSNGGKGSDFDVKGPRDTTDRERQAFMEATHQIEDSNDTASLDGIRDNVVRIVEQLNRLSSIRQAAFANPDNSSQTVEAYSRLIEQLLGLSQDMAQATSNPEMIQRTRALAAFSSAKEYASIQRAIIAAALPANNRETGKLSETDRQYGEAAYNNQRDELNSFRQLSKNENPDELLTPIERGNPTIKEADTYAERVLTQDEGIRQEDKRSYKDWVDSDTAKIEQMSKIELTLLGKMEQQARELRNESEREAIISGVLVFLVLGVSLVGAFVVARSMIRSLRRLQDTATKVAQDRLPELVKQLSEADPQDVDTSVQSVGVHSRDEIGKVASAFDDVHREAVRLAAEQALLRGNVNAMFTNLSRRSQGLIQRQLSLISELESREADPDQLSSLFKLDHLATRMRRNGENLLVLAGEEPGRRWTRPVPLVDVLRAAASEVEQYERIELSAVPATEVAGRVVNDLVHLLAELLENATSFSSPQTKVKVTGHALPDGRVLIEIHDTGIGLSPEDLSAINERLASPPTVDVSVSRRMGLFVVGRLSQRHGIRIQLRPSDSGGTTALVMLPVDVAQGGRKMPAKPGKSGASSGGSAVAQAAAGRRSAVAQKSGPGNQTPQIAQGNQSGPGSRNTPGQGPSQSGPGTSRMGALPKRGQVSGSGPRAALPSRDAGASGSRPGAPRPQGSGAAPGAPVPPLPSRPSAPVPSGLQSPGPGVPGPRRGEETRDDGSRRPQLPPPGGPRAELPGGPRAASPAWNAEDPNNSRTGGGRSGQDGPRGHEEPDATAQLPKVDDRQGPGATGEFARPALNGPDSTGEFPRPDVNGPGSTGEFPRVQAEGPGSTGQFARPALDGPPPASGGPGRPNSGPPQPNAGPYMRSDVFGGRPQGGQDPSDTGQFAAPPARDERGPAPRGPESTGSFPRPTAPRHEDTGSHRLPPRDAYDPDNAGDTGAHRFPAHGSRGPEDTGAHRIPDGAFGADGSERAYDGQDTDSFPRPNSGQDNGRYEAPRPPAQRPGGVLPPSPAAPRRSEPEALPPASGPGDGRTPLYDTLETTWFRNQQAAEAQQPAETREPSAHDAPREPQQPYPGRPQNGPLGNRPAGPRPDARRPEQPAQPQRPQYPGDELGEFAGPSGPGEQGGAPGGPQRPAEPGRPGWRASPNDELVRQAERIRQPSAGGVTNSGLPRRVPRANLVPGTAESQQSQAAGPQVSRAPDEVRGRLTNLRRGIQQGRRAGNGPSTDSVPRPTHQQER; this is translated from the coding sequence GTGCAGGGACGTTTCAAGAGGGATGGCTCGGGGTCCGCGCCGAGCCGCCAGGCCCAGAAGGAAGCTGCGGCGCAGCCGGAGCGCAGCGCGAGCGACCGCGATTCCTCGGTCCAGCACGCCCACAAGCCGACCACCACGACCACGTCCGCCGCCTCCGGGGGCAAGTCCGCCGAGAGCGCGACCGCCACCGCCCCGGCCGGGCCCGGCAACCGCCTCCTGCTGCGGAACTGGCGCATCTCCACCCGCCTGGTGTCCCTGCTCGCCCTGCCCGTCGTCGCCGCGACGACCCTCGGCGGGATGCGCATCAACCAGTCGATGAACGACATCGAGCAGCTGGACAACATGCGGCTGCTCACCGAGATGACCAAGCAGGCCACCGAGCTGGCCAGCGCGCTGCAGAAGGAACGGGACCTGTCGGCGGGCCCGCTGTCCAACGGCGGCAAGGGCAGCGACTTCGACGTCAAGGGCCCCCGCGACACCACGGACCGCGAGCGCCAGGCCTTCATGGAGGCCACCCACCAGATCGAGGACAGCAACGACACCGCCAGCCTCGACGGCATCCGCGACAACGTGGTCCGTATCGTCGAACAGCTCAATCGGCTCAGCAGCATCCGCCAGGCCGCCTTCGCCAACCCCGACAACTCCTCGCAAACGGTCGAGGCGTACAGCCGCCTGATCGAGCAACTGCTCGGCCTCTCGCAGGACATGGCGCAGGCCACCAGCAACCCGGAGATGATTCAGCGCACCCGCGCCCTGGCCGCCTTCTCCTCGGCCAAGGAGTACGCGTCGATCCAGCGCGCGATCATCGCGGCGGCCCTGCCCGCCAACAACCGCGAGACCGGCAAGCTCTCCGAGACCGACCGGCAGTACGGCGAGGCGGCGTACAACAACCAGCGGGACGAACTCAACTCGTTCCGCCAGTTGTCCAAGAACGAGAACCCCGACGAACTGCTCACCCCGATCGAGCGCGGCAACCCGACCATCAAGGAAGCGGACACCTACGCGGAGCGCGTCCTGACCCAGGACGAGGGCATCCGCCAGGAGGACAAGCGCTCCTACAAGGACTGGGTCGACTCGGACACCGCCAAGATCGAGCAGATGTCCAAGATCGAGCTGACCCTGCTCGGCAAGATGGAGCAGCAGGCCCGCGAGCTGCGCAACGAGTCCGAGCGAGAAGCGATCATCAGCGGTGTGCTGGTGTTCCTGGTGCTCGGTGTCTCGCTGGTCGGCGCCTTCGTGGTGGCCCGCTCCATGATCCGCTCGCTGCGCCGCCTCCAGGACACCGCCACCAAGGTCGCCCAGGACCGGCTGCCCGAGCTGGTCAAGCAGCTCTCCGAGGCCGACCCGCAGGACGTGGACACCTCCGTGCAGTCGGTGGGTGTGCACTCGCGCGACGAGATCGGCAAGGTGGCCTCGGCCTTCGACGACGTGCACCGCGAGGCGGTCCGCCTCGCCGCCGAGCAGGCCCTGCTCCGGGGCAACGTCAACGCGATGTTCACCAACCTCTCGCGCCGCAGCCAGGGCCTCATCCAGCGCCAGCTCTCGCTGATCTCGGAGCTGGAGTCCCGCGAGGCCGACCCGGACCAGCTGTCCTCGCTGTTCAAGCTGGACCACCTCGCGACCCGTATGCGCCGTAACGGCGAGAACCTCCTCGTCCTCGCCGGTGAGGAGCCGGGCCGACGCTGGACCCGGCCCGTCCCGCTGGTCGACGTGCTGCGCGCCGCGGCCTCCGAGGTGGAGCAGTACGAGCGCATCGAGCTGTCCGCGGTACCGGCCACCGAGGTCGCGGGCCGCGTCGTCAACGACCTCGTCCACCTGCTCGCCGAGCTGCTGGAGAACGCCACCTCGTTCTCCTCGCCGCAGACCAAGGTCAAGGTCACCGGTCACGCGCTGCCCGACGGCCGGGTGCTGATCGAGATCCACGACACCGGTATCGGTCTGTCGCCCGAGGACCTGTCCGCGATCAACGAGCGGCTCGCCTCGCCGCCCACCGTGGACGTCTCCGTCTCCCGCCGCATGGGCCTGTTCGTGGTCGGCCGCCTCTCGCAGCGCCACGGCATCCGCATCCAGCTGCGGCCCTCCGACTCGGGCGGTACGACGGCACTCGTCATGCTGCCGGTCGACGTGGCCCAGGGCGGTCGCAAGATGCCCGCGAAGCCCGGCAAGTCCGGTGCGAGCAGCGGTGGTTCGGCCGTGGCCCAGGCCGCGGCGGGCCGTCGCAGCGCGGTCGCCCAGAAGTCGGGTCCCGGCAACCAGACCCCGCAGATCGCCCAGGGCAACCAGAGCGGTCCGGGCAGCCGGAACACCCCCGGCCAGGGGCCCTCGCAGTCGGGCCCGGGCACCAGCCGGATGGGCGCACTGCCCAAGCGCGGCCAGGTGTCCGGTTCCGGACCCCGCGCCGCACTGCCCTCCCGGGACGCCGGCGCCTCCGGCTCGCGTCCGGGCGCCCCGCGTCCGCAGGGCTCGGGTGCCGCGCCGGGCGCTCCGGTTCCGCCGCTGCCCTCGCGTCCCTCCGCTCCCGTACCTTCCGGTCTCCAGTCCCCCGGGCCCGGTGTGCCCGGTCCGCGCCGGGGCGAGGAGACCCGCGACGACGGCTCCCGTCGGCCGCAGTTGCCGCCCCCCGGCGGTCCGCGTGCCGAGCTGCCGGGCGGCCCGCGTGCCGCGAGCCCGGCCTGGAACGCCGAGGACCCGAACAACTCCCGTACCGGCGGCGGCCGTTCGGGCCAGGACGGTCCGCGCGGCCACGAGGAGCCGGACGCCACGGCGCAGCTCCCGAAGGTCGACGACCGCCAAGGTCCCGGCGCCACGGGCGAGTTCGCCCGGCCCGCGCTGAACGGCCCTGATTCCACTGGGGAGTTCCCGCGCCCCGACGTCAACGGCCCCGGTTCCACCGGCGAGTTCCCGCGCGTGCAGGCCGAAGGCCCCGGTTCCACCGGGCAGTTCGCCCGGCCCGCGCTGGACGGTCCGCCGCCCGCGAGCGGCGGACCGGGGCGGCCGAACTCCGGCCCGCCGCAGCCCAACGCGGGTCCGTACATGCGCTCCGACGTCTTCGGCGGGCGTCCGCAGGGCGGCCAGGACCCGTCCGACACCGGCCAGTTCGCGGCACCGCCCGCCCGTGACGAGCGCGGCCCCGCGCCGCGCGGCCCGGAGTCGACCGGCTCCTTCCCGCGTCCCACCGCCCCGCGGCACGAGGACACCGGCTCCCACCGGCTGCCCCCGCGTGACGCGTACGACCCCGACAACGCCGGCGACACCGGCGCCCACCGGTTCCCGGCCCACGGCTCGCGCGGCCCCGAGGACACCGGCGCGCACCGGATACCCGACGGCGCCTTTGGTGCGGACGGCTCCGAGCGCGCGTACGACGGCCAGGACACCGACTCCTTCCCGCGGCCGAACTCCGGTCAGGACAACGGCCGTTACGAGGCACCGCGCCCGCCCGCGCAGCGTCCGGGCGGCGTGCTGCCGCCCTCCCCCGCGGCCCCGCGCCGCAGCGAGCCGGAGGCGCTGCCCCCGGCCTCGGGTCCGGGCGACGGCCGTACCCCGCTCTACGACACGCTGGAAACCACCTGGTTCCGCAACCAGCAGGCCGCCGAGGCCCAGCAGCCCGCCGAGACCCGTGAGCCGTCCGCTCATGACGCCCCGCGTGAGCCCCAGCAGCCCTACCCGGGCCGTCCGCAGAACGGGCCGCTGGGCAATCGCCCCGCCGGCCCGCGGCCGGACGCCCGCCGGCCCGAGCAGCCCGCACAGCCGCAGCGCCCGCAGTACCCCGGCGACGAGCTCGGCGAGTTCGCGGGACCCTCGGGACCCGGCGAGCAGGGCGGCGCCCCCGGCGGTCCGCAGCGTCCCGCCGAGCCCGGCCGTCCGGGCTGGCGGGCCTCGCCCAACGACGAACTCGTGCGCCAGGCCGAGCGAATAAGGCAGCCCTCCGCAGGCGGAGTAACCAATTCCGGCCTCCCGCGGCGGGTTCCCCGTGCCAATCTCGTACCCGGCACCGCAGAATCCCAGCAATCGCAGGCAGCAGGTCCCCAAGTTTCCCGTGCACCGGACGAGGTGCGTGGGCGGCTGACCAATCTCCGCCGGGGCATCCAACAGGGTCGCCGCGCCGGAAACGGTCCGTCGACCGACAGTGTTCCGCGCCCCACTCACCAGCAGGAGCGTTAG
- a CDS encoding fumarylacetoacetate hydrolase family protein, with the protein MRIARFSIDGNVAFGAVEGSAPDELVLDIIKGIPFADFELSGTKVPLSKVRLLPPVLPNKVVAYGRNYAAHAREMGGEVPEVPFAFFKPSTSVIGSGDAIQYPSFSQELHHEAELAVVIGRMCREVPRSRVKDVILGYTCANDVTARDVQRTEKQWARAKGFDTSCPLGPWVETELDPSDLTIQCTVNGAQRQLGSTAQMIHSVEELVVNISEAMTLLPGDVILTGTPEGVGPLSVGDEVAVTIEGIGTLTNKVIKRG; encoded by the coding sequence GTGCGCATCGCCAGGTTCTCCATCGACGGCAACGTCGCGTTCGGCGCGGTCGAGGGCTCCGCCCCCGACGAGCTCGTCCTCGACATCATCAAGGGCATTCCGTTCGCGGACTTCGAGCTCTCCGGCACCAAGGTCCCGCTGAGCAAGGTGCGGCTACTGCCCCCCGTGCTGCCGAACAAGGTCGTCGCGTACGGCCGCAACTACGCCGCGCACGCGCGCGAGATGGGCGGCGAGGTCCCCGAGGTGCCGTTCGCCTTCTTCAAGCCGTCCACCTCGGTGATCGGCAGCGGCGACGCGATCCAGTACCCGTCCTTCAGCCAGGAACTGCACCACGAGGCCGAACTCGCCGTCGTCATCGGCCGGATGTGCCGTGAGGTGCCGCGTTCCCGGGTCAAGGACGTGATCCTCGGCTACACCTGCGCCAACGACGTCACCGCGCGCGACGTCCAGCGCACCGAGAAGCAGTGGGCCAGGGCCAAGGGCTTCGACACCTCCTGCCCGCTCGGCCCCTGGGTGGAGACCGAGCTGGACCCCTCGGACCTGACCATCCAGTGCACCGTCAACGGCGCCCAGCGCCAGCTCGGCAGCACCGCCCAGATGATCCACTCCGTCGAGGAGCTGGTCGTCAACATCTCCGAGGCCATGACGCTGCTCCCGGGCGACGTCATCCTCACGGGCACCCCGGAAGGGGTCGGCCCGCTCAGTGTCGGCGACGAGGTCGCCGTCACCATCGAAGGCATCGGCACTCTCACCAACAAGGTGATCAAGCGTGGCTAA
- the gltX gene encoding glutamate--tRNA ligase yields the protein MANSPVRVRFCPSPTGNPHVGLVRTALFNWAFARHHQGTFVFRIEDTDAARDSEESYEQLLDAMRWLGFDWQEGPEIGGPHAPYRQSQRMDLYKDIANRLVEGGYAYPCYCTTEELDNRREAARAAGRPSGYDGTCRELTAEQKAAYEAEGRSAVIRFRMPDEPITFTDLVRGELTFTPENVPDYGIVRANGAPLYTLVNPVDDALMEITHVLRGEDLLSSTPRQIALYKALIELGVAKDIPLFGHLPYVMGEGNKKLSKRDPQASLNLYRERGFLPEGLLNYLSLLGWSLSADRDIFSIEEMVAAFDIADVNPNPARFDLKKAESINGDHIRMLDVKDFTAACAPWLKAPFAPWAPEDFDQQTFEAIAPHAQTRLPVLSEITQNVDFLFLPEPVEDEASWTKAMKEGSDALLRTARAKLEDADWNSAESLKAAVLAAGEEHGLKLGKAQAPVRVAVTGRTVGLPLFESLEILGKERTLRRIDAALAKLTAN from the coding sequence GTGGCTAACTCCCCTGTTCGCGTACGGTTCTGTCCCTCCCCGACCGGCAACCCCCATGTCGGCCTGGTCCGTACCGCCCTGTTCAACTGGGCCTTCGCCCGGCACCACCAGGGCACCTTCGTCTTCCGTATCGAGGACACCGACGCGGCCCGCGACTCCGAGGAGTCCTACGAGCAGCTCCTGGACGCGATGCGCTGGCTCGGCTTCGACTGGCAGGAGGGCCCCGAGATCGGCGGCCCGCACGCGCCGTACCGCCAGTCCCAGCGGATGGACCTCTACAAGGACATCGCGAACAGGCTGGTCGAGGGCGGCTACGCCTACCCGTGCTACTGCACCACCGAAGAGCTCGACAACCGCCGCGAGGCCGCCCGCGCCGCCGGCCGCCCCTCCGGCTACGACGGCACCTGCCGCGAGCTGACCGCCGAGCAGAAGGCCGCCTACGAGGCCGAGGGCCGCAGCGCGGTCATCCGCTTCCGGATGCCCGACGAGCCGATCACCTTCACCGACCTGGTGCGCGGCGAGCTGACCTTCACCCCGGAGAACGTCCCGGACTACGGCATCGTGCGCGCCAACGGCGCCCCGCTGTACACGCTGGTCAACCCGGTCGACGACGCCTTGATGGAGATCACTCACGTGCTGCGCGGCGAGGACCTGCTGTCCTCCACACCGCGGCAGATCGCGCTCTACAAGGCGCTGATCGAGCTGGGCGTCGCGAAGGACATCCCGCTCTTCGGACACCTGCCGTACGTGATGGGTGAGGGCAACAAGAAGCTCTCCAAGCGCGACCCGCAGGCCTCGCTGAACCTCTACCGCGAGCGCGGCTTCCTGCCCGAGGGACTGCTCAACTACCTTTCCCTGCTGGGCTGGTCGCTCTCCGCCGACCGCGACATCTTCTCCATCGAGGAGATGGTGGCCGCCTTCGACATCGCGGACGTGAACCCCAACCCCGCCCGGTTCGACCTGAAGAAGGCCGAGTCGATCAACGGCGACCACATCCGCATGCTCGACGTGAAGGACTTCACCGCGGCCTGCGCGCCCTGGCTGAAGGCTCCCTTCGCGCCCTGGGCGCCGGAGGACTTCGACCAGCAGACCTTCGAGGCCATCGCGCCGCACGCGCAGACCCGCCTCCCGGTGCTCTCGGAGATCACCCAGAACGTCGACTTCCTCTTCCTGCCCGAGCCGGTCGAGGACGAGGCCTCCTGGACCAAGGCCATGAAGGAGGGCTCGGACGCGCTGCTTCGCACCGCCCGCGCCAAGCTGGAGGACGCGGACTGGAACAGCGCCGAGTCCCTGAAGGCCGCGGTGCTCGCCGCGGGCGAGGAGCACGGCCTCAAGCTCGGCAAGGCGCAGGCCCCGGTCCGCGTCGCGGTCACCGGCCGTACGGTCGGCCTCCCCCTGTTCGAGTCCCTGGAGATCCTCGGCAAGGAGCGCACGCTGCGCCGCATCGACGCGGCCCTGGCCAAGCTCACCGCCAACTGA
- a CDS encoding HAD family hydrolase, translating to MSSEPAAPSAEPAASAPPPNPQDAAALPATAVIEPATVPEPIEAVVWDIDDTLFDYAGADLAGLRAHLGAEGLLDLHGSTEAALAEWQRLTRIHWARCESGEVDFLTQRRDRVREFLTSSLDDDGIDAWFAGYAVHYEAAWALFPDVLPALEALSGRYRHAVLSNSALSTQEYKLATLGLRDRFEAVLCAVDLGVSKPEPGAFHAVGEALGLAPARIAYVGDQPDTDARGARDAGMLGIWLDRTNSPSATPSGVHRITSLAELEALLGTHTRFGAPSTFG from the coding sequence ATGAGCAGCGAACCCGCAGCCCCCTCCGCCGAGCCCGCCGCCTCAGCACCTCCGCCGAACCCGCAGGACGCCGCAGCGCTCCCGGCGACCGCGGTGATCGAACCCGCCACGGTGCCGGAGCCGATCGAAGCGGTCGTCTGGGACATCGACGACACGCTCTTCGACTACGCCGGGGCCGATCTCGCCGGACTGCGGGCCCACTTGGGCGCCGAAGGGCTCCTCGACCTCCACGGCTCCACCGAGGCGGCCCTGGCCGAATGGCAGCGCCTCACCAGGATCCACTGGGCCCGCTGCGAGTCGGGCGAGGTCGATTTCCTCACCCAACGCCGCGACCGCGTACGGGAGTTCCTCACCTCGTCCCTGGACGACGACGGCATCGACGCCTGGTTCGCGGGCTACGCCGTCCACTACGAGGCCGCCTGGGCGCTGTTCCCGGACGTACTGCCCGCCCTCGAGGCGCTGTCCGGCCGCTACCGGCACGCGGTGCTCTCCAACTCCGCGCTGTCCACCCAGGAGTACAAGCTCGCGACTCTCGGCCTGCGGGACCGTTTCGAGGCGGTGCTCTGCGCGGTGGACCTCGGCGTCTCCAAGCCGGAGCCGGGCGCCTTCCACGCGGTGGGCGAAGCGCTCGGCCTGGCCCCGGCGCGGATCGCGTACGTGGGGGACCAGCCGGACACCGACGCCCGCGGTGCGCGGGACGCCGGAATGCTCGGAATCTGGCTGGACCGGACCAACTCGCCCTCGGCGACGCCCTCGGGGGTTCACCGCATCACGTCGCTCGCCGAGCTGGAAGCCCTGCTCGGCACGCATACTCGTTTTGGAGCGCCGTCCACCTTCGGGTAA
- a CDS encoding MerR family transcriptional regulator, producing MRLSELSERSGVSTATIKYYLREKLLPPGRRVSATQAEYSEEHLRRLRLVRALIQAGRVPVATAREVLRHVDDDSLSRTMRLGAALWALPQTNPEPLDGSDAETAAATQQLEELLSRLGWSKAQEIGSLSPSYQSLVTGLATLLRLGFPITVDLLLPYGQKMHEVAESDLDLLETLPSDGERVEWAVASTMLFEPFLISLRRLAQQEESARRYGY from the coding sequence ATGCGACTGTCGGAACTCAGCGAGCGAAGCGGCGTCTCCACCGCGACGATCAAGTACTACCTGCGCGAGAAGCTGCTCCCGCCCGGCCGCCGCGTCAGCGCCACCCAGGCCGAGTACAGCGAGGAGCACCTGCGCAGACTGCGGCTGGTGCGGGCACTGATCCAGGCGGGCCGCGTCCCGGTGGCGACCGCGCGCGAAGTGCTCCGCCATGTCGACGACGACTCCCTGAGCCGCACCATGCGGCTGGGCGCCGCACTGTGGGCGCTACCCCAGACGAACCCCGAGCCGCTTGACGGCAGCGACGCCGAAACGGCCGCGGCCACACAGCAGTTGGAGGAACTCCTCAGCCGGCTCGGCTGGAGCAAGGCCCAGGAGATCGGCAGCCTCTCCCCCTCCTACCAGTCCCTGGTGACCGGCCTCGCCACGCTGTTGCGCCTCGGCTTCCCCATCACGGTCGACCTGCTGCTCCCCTACGGACAGAAGATGCACGAGGTCGCCGAGAGCGATCTCGACCTTCTGGAGACCCTGCCCTCGGACGGCGAACGGGTCGAGTGGGCGGTGGCGTCGACGATGCTCTTCGAGCCCTTCCTCATCTCGCTGCGCAGACTTGCCCAACAGGAGGAATCGGCCCGGCGGTACGGGTATTGA
- a CDS encoding DUF4188 domain-containing protein: MFSKPIPGRTTAAARGDVVVLLIGMRINHFWGVHHWLPVFLAMPRMLRELSKDPSRGLLGHTLLSGSPRTYYVVQYWESKEKLYAYAKAPDMFHRKAWARLNRAEKKSRQHVGLWHESYVVPEGGYENIYADMPPYGLGKALGVLPIEQRGRSAKERFAHRSRA, from the coding sequence GTGTTCTCCAAGCCCATCCCGGGCCGTACGACGGCGGCCGCCCGAGGCGATGTGGTCGTGCTGCTCATCGGCATGCGGATCAACCACTTCTGGGGCGTCCATCACTGGCTCCCCGTGTTCCTCGCCATGCCGCGGATGCTCCGCGAACTGTCGAAGGACCCCTCCCGGGGACTGCTCGGCCACACCCTGCTCAGCGGTTCGCCGCGGACGTACTACGTGGTGCAGTACTGGGAGTCCAAGGAGAAGCTCTACGCGTACGCGAAGGCGCCGGACATGTTCCATCGCAAGGCCTGGGCCAGGCTCAACCGGGCGGAGAAGAAGTCCCGGCAGCACGTGGGGCTGTGGCACGAGAGCTATGTGGTGCCCGAGGGCGGCTACGAGAACATCTACGCCGACATGCCGCCCTACGGACTCGGCAAGGCGCTCGGCGTCCTGCCGATCGAGCAGCGCGGGCGCAGCGCCAAGGAGCGGTTCGCACACCGTTCCCGCGCGTGA
- a CDS encoding SCO4226 family nickel-binding protein has product MTEYMDVHRGMKGITNEELREAHRADQAIEGEEGVRFKHAWADPESGTVYCLSEGPSAEAVQRVHSRTGHPADEIHPVRWTV; this is encoded by the coding sequence ATGACCGAGTACATGGACGTTCACCGCGGGATGAAGGGCATCACCAACGAGGAGTTGCGTGAGGCCCACCGTGCCGACCAGGCCATCGAGGGCGAGGAGGGCGTGCGCTTCAAGCACGCCTGGGCGGACCCGGAGTCGGGCACGGTCTACTGCCTGTCCGAAGGCCCCTCCGCCGAGGCCGTGCAGCGGGTGCACAGTCGCACCGGCCACCCCGCCGACGAGATCCACCCGGTGCGCTGGACCGTGTGA